CAAGCTTTTTTTCAATTCATGTTTAATATCTTCAATCTCCTGATTAAAAACGATGTATTCGAATTACACCAACTCTCTTATAAACGAAACAAGTCCCTACCTACTGCAGCATGCTCACAATCCAGTGAACTGGCACGCCTGGAACAAAGAAGCGTTTGACTTTGCTAAAAAAGAAGATAAGTTGGTATTGGTTAGCATTGGCTACTCCGCCTGTCACTGGTGCCATGTTATGGAACACGAAAGTTTTGAGGATGAACAAACCGCACAGTTGATGAACGATCATTTCATCAATATAAAAGTTGATCGCGAAGAACGTCCCGATGTTGACCAGGTATATATGACGGCCGTTCAACTGATGACAGGTCATGGCGGCTGGCCGCTCAATTGTTTTGTATTACCCGATGGCAGGCCCGTTTATGGCGGCACTTATTTTCAAAAACAGCAATGGCAAAACATATTACTCAACCTGGCCGACCTTTGGAAAAACGACAGAGATAAAATATTCGATTACGCGGCGCAACTTACCGAAGGCGTGCAACGTGCAGAACTTATTTCTGCAAATAAAGAAGATTCACCGCTCTCGATCGAAACACTTCATCAAACAGTAGACAATTGGAAACAACGATTTGACAATAAAGAAGGCGGACCCAATCGCGCGCCGAAATTTCCTTTGCCTAATAATTATAAGTTTTTGTTGCGACAAGGCCTCTCTCCGGCTCGCCCCGAACTTGACCTGAGCGCAGTCGAAGGAGGGGAGAGTGCAGGATTATTAAAACATGTAAATCTCACTTTACAAAAAATGGCTTTTGGAGGAATATACGATCAGGTTGGTGGTGGCTTTGCACGCTATTCAACTGACATGTTGTGGAAGGTACCCCATTTTGAAAAAATGCTGTATGACAACGCGCAACTTGTTTCGCTTTATTCGGAAGCTTTCCAGGCAACGGACAATGACCTCTATAAAGAAGTTGCACATGAAACAATTGAATTCGTAAAAAGGGAACTCACCTCACCCGAAGGAGCCTTTTACTCCGCTATTGACGCGGATAGCGAAGGTGTTGAAGGAAAATATTATGTATGGACAAAAAACGAATTAAAAAGCGTTTTGGGCAGCAAATATGAATTAGCCGCGGAATATTTTAATGTAAATGAATTGGGTTACTGGGAGCATAATAATTACATATTACTGCGCAACAAAACCGATGCTGAAATTGCTAAACAATTTAATATCAGTATTGATGAATTGAAAAAGGAAATCAGGCAGATAAAAAAAGAATTGTTAACCGCCAGGGCGAAACGCGTAAAACCCGGACTTGATGACAAAAGCCTGACATCATGGAATGCATTAATGCTGAAAGGTTTGGTTGATGCCTATCGTGTGTTTGGAGAAAATGAATTTCTTCAGTCAGCGCTGAAAAATGCCCGCTTTATACTTGATAAACAGTTAAAAAGTGACGGAAATCTTTGTCATTCCTACAAAAATGGCCGTTCAACTATAAATGGGTTTCTTGAAGATTACGCGTTTACAATTGAAGCGTTTTTAACGCTGTACCAGGCTACTTTCGATGAACAATGGCTGAATAGTTCGAAAAAACTGATGGAGCATGCCATTGAACATTTCTACGACTCCCAAAGCGGCA
This genomic interval from Bacteroidota bacterium contains the following:
- a CDS encoding thioredoxin domain-containing protein encodes the protein MYSNYTNSLINETSPYLLQHAHNPVNWHAWNKEAFDFAKKEDKLVLVSIGYSACHWCHVMEHESFEDEQTAQLMNDHFINIKVDREERPDVDQVYMTAVQLMTGHGGWPLNCFVLPDGRPVYGGTYFQKQQWQNILLNLADLWKNDRDKIFDYAAQLTEGVQRAELISANKEDSPLSIETLHQTVDNWKQRFDNKEGGPNRAPKFPLPNNYKFLLRQGLSPARPELDLSAVEGGESAGLLKHVNLTLQKMAFGGIYDQVGGGFARYSTDMLWKVPHFEKMLYDNAQLVSLYSEAFQATDNDLYKEVAHETIEFVKRELTSPEGAFYSAIDADSEGVEGKYYVWTKNELKSVLGSKYELAAEYFNVNELGYWEHNNYILLRNKTDAEIAKQFNISIDELKKEIRQIKKELLTARAKRVKPGLDDKSLTSWNALMLKGLVDAYRVFGENEFLQSALKNARFILDKQLKSDGNLCHSYKNGRSTINGFLEDYAFTIEAFLTLYQATFDEQWLNSSKKLMEHAIEHFYDSQSGMFYFTSDMDEALITRKMEVSDNVIPASCSCIAASLFTLGHYLGNSTYIAMSKQMLNNVIRDIPQYGAGYSNWCMLLLNFTTPFYEVVIVGKDVDEKKKLFDKYYLPNMIFAGNRTTSPIPLLMNRYVEGRTLIYVCKNNTCQKPVEDVEEALAFIRNN